The Augochlora pura isolate Apur16 chromosome 4, APUR_v2.2.1, whole genome shotgun sequence genome segment CTAAAAACTCGACGTCTAGACCACCAATGCATCCTGGTAGCCCATTCAATAGGCGgagtttgcaaaattttcttgatTAATTCTGCTCCAGCTCTGATCCTGTGTATAGTAGTGGTGGGACATGGTGGCCGATGCTTTTGGCCTATGTGTGCGCGATATCAGGCCTAAAATCAACGATCattttattctgaaaaatcaaatgaaaagcTTAAAATACTGCTATTATACTTACCTAGGAGTGATAAGGAGTGACATATGTAGATGGGAACAAGCCTCGTCTATTACCAATTTCTCCGTGCCACCAATGTTGATCCGTACGGTCGGTTACAGTAATTACATCACCTCGTTTAAACTCGAGTTCACCAGGTTCTTGTGgcataaaatcgtataaagcTTGTACTAGACACTGaaacaaaatatgatattacgataaaaattaagcaattcctctctttctctctctctctctctatatataattacttctTCTGGGACCATATCTCGTAATTTAACATCTTGCGATCGAGAAACAGACGCTGTACGGTGATATTCTACTAATTCATTAAGACTGTTAAATTTGACCACCCACAAGAAGAATTTTCCTTGGGCATCCCTTAAGACTTTGAAGTGCTGAACACCATCTGAACATCTGAAGGAAACCatccaataattattacttaatagGTACATTTAATCTGTGTAGTTTCTTTCCAATAGAATTTTACTAACTTAACAGACAAAGAGAAATCACCAGGCGAACTTTCACTAATTCTAATAAGAAAAGCGCCTTCTTGTTTGTTCATTAATAGTCTTTCTGCATCTGCTCTGGTTATCCTTCCATAATACCAACTGTAAGAGATATACAAAGCATGAGCAAACAATGAAAACATGAAAGAAGTTAATagcaatttacaataaattaatgaaaaaaaaaagaaatagaacaCCCACTCAtggtttttcatt includes the following:
- the Drk gene encoding growth factor receptor-bound protein 2 drk, with protein sequence MEAIAKHDFTATAEDELSFRRSQILKILNMEDDMNWYRAELDSREGLIPSNYIEMKNHDWYYGRITRADAERLLMNKQEGAFLIRISESSPGDFSLSVKCSDGVQHFKVLRDAQGKFFLWVVKFNSLNELVEYHRTASVSRSQDVKLRDMVPEECLVQALYDFMPQEPGELEFKRGDVITVTDRTDQHWWHGEIGNRRGLFPSTYVTPYHS